Part of the Arthrobacter gengyunqii genome is shown below.
CTACTATCCCGAGGCTTCCGCAGGATCTTGCCCGGAACGTCCCTCCAGGGAACTTCTGTCCACTGCCGCCTAAGACCTTGCCGGGGCGCGTTCCCTTGACACGGGCCGGGGTCCGCCTTGCTTATGGAGGTACGGGCGATCCGCCCTGTGGACGCAACCATTGAAGCCGGTGAGTGGAGCAGAGAATGGAATTCAAGGGCATCATCGAAGCCGCCGGCGAGCTGGTGGACCTGGCCGGGGTGGCCGTGATCATTATCGGTGCCATCCTCGCTACGGTGTCCGTGCTGCGCACACTCCTGCGGCGCACCGGCCGGCCGGTCTATGAGGCGTACCGGCAGCAACTGGGCCGTTCCATCCTGCTGGGGCTGGAGTTGCTGGTTGCAGCGGACATCATCCGGACCGTGGCGGTGACTCCCACTTTTGAATCGCTGGGAGTGCTGGCTCTCATCGTCCTGATACGGACCTTCCTCAGTTACGCCCTGCAGCTGGAAGTAACCGGACGGCTGCCCTGGCAGCAGGCCCGCACCGCTGAAACGGCACCGCCGCCGAAGTGACCGGCGGACCCGGCTTAGGCTTGGCGACTGTCCCTCACCGACACAACGAGCAGAACCACGGTCAGACCCAGTGTCAGCATGCCGACCGGGTTGGCCAGCGCTGCAGAGAAACCTCCTGCGTCCGATCCCAGCAGCGCGGTCACGATTGAACCGTTGCGCCCTGATCCACCGCCGACGTCGGGCACCAAGAATCCAAAGGTGCCACCTGCCAGCCACAGTCCCAGCAGGAGGAAAGACGTCCGCATGGGAGCACCAAATCGCGGCCGCCGAGTGGCTGCCACGGTGATTCGCACTGCGGACAGCAACATCAAAATGACCATCAGCGGTCCGATGGTTGCGGCAAAGATCGCCACCAGATTCCCGTGGATCCCGAACAGCACCCGTCCTGCTGTGATCCAGAGGGGGATCAGCAGCGCCATCGGGATGCTCAGGGCAGCAGTGAGCGCGCAAAAGAGCGTTGCGGGATGGACCTTGGAGGTTGCGGGCGCCGGTGCACGGAATGTGGAGCTCATGGATTAAGGCTAGGCGCACGTGAGCAGTTTTCCTGTCCGGCCTTGCTTCCACCCGGTACTACTTGGGGACGGCACGGCTCGTCTGGATGTCATCACAGGGGATGAGGTGTTTCACCTCGCAGGAACCCTATTCTGGAAGAGCGTCCACCCCCGATCGACGGCGCCAACCCCGTTCATTGTTTGTTCTGACTCCGTTCATGATGAAAGAGCATGGTTTTCGTTATGCCTATCGAATACCTGATGTGGGCTCCGCTGGTGGTGCTGTCACTGATCCTGTACCTCACGCTGGCTGCCGCTGCGCTCTGCAGTTTGGCGGGTTCGTCGTGGGTTTCCCGCTCGGCGCGCCGTGCCTGGATGCTGGTTGTCGTCCTGCTTCCGGTGGCAGGGTCCATCCTCTGGTTCGCGGCTTCACATCGGAGGACGCTTGCCTTTCCAACTGACTACGGCGAAAACCCTCCCACGCCTGACACACCCGATGTAGCTGACACGCCGGATGCGGCTGGCACACCCGATGTACCTGATGCACCCGAAGAACCTGTTGTCCTGTTGGACGTCCACGAGCGCTAGAAGGGCGGCGGATCATCCCCGTAGTCGTTGGGATTCTCGCTCACTGTCCCGCCGTACGAAACGAACACAGCACCAGGTCTCCCCGCTGATTTCCCCGGCACCGTTCCGTGGTCAGGCGCCAGCGCGAGGTGTGGGTCGGTGCGGTAGGTTCGGCCTCCCGGTGAGGTCCACTCGATAATCCCCGGACGGTGTTGCCGTGCTTTCCAGAACCCCCGGGTTTTGAACATGTGGTGCCGCCGGCAGAGGTGTTCGAGGTTGTCGTGGTCGGTGGTTCCGCCGTGGGACCAGGGTTTGGTGTGGTCGAGCTCGGAGATCACGGCGTTGGTCCGGCATCCCGGGAACCGGCAGGTTCCGTCGCGGGCACGAAGCCAGCGCTGCAACCCGGCAGGAACCTTTCTTCGCCGGCCGACCCGCAAAATCTCGTCGGTGCCCGGGTGACGTTCCACCGGTGTCCAGTGGGCTGCCTGCCGGGCGAGCCTGCGGGCGGTTTCAGGGCTGATGGGCCCGTACCCGTGCAGTTCCGCCGGTTGTTCGTCAGCTCCGAAGAGGGTTTCGGCGTTGATGAGGACCAGGATTTCGGTGCGTGCCCGCGCCCGAGCCTTGGCGTCCTTGGTGCCGCCGTTGTCCCGGGTATCCATGATCGGGTGGTTGTCCAGGCCATCATCAACGCGGTTATCGTGGACGTCCCCACCTTCATCGCCACCCGTATCGCCAACCGCATCCTCGCCCTCGAGGAGGTCCGCCAGAATGTCCGCCCGCAACGCATCCACAAGCCGCGGGTCCCCGGCCGCCTGTTCACCCCGCGCAGCTGTGGTCAGCTGCGTGTAGATCAACTGGGCACGGACTGCCGGCAACAAGGCCGACAACCAGGACATCCCGTCCTCGTCCGGTGCCAAACAGACCCGGCGCTGCTCAAACGCCGTCTTGTGCCGGACGCTAATGGTCTCCGGATATGTCTTTTCCCGCATCCGGCGGGCCTTCACCCGGAACTTGGACGGCGTCTGTCCCGCCGCCGCCATTTCCAGCAGATCCTTTTCAAAGCTCGCCAGCTCAGCCTCGGGGACGTTCTGGGACTGATCCAGCACGGTTTGGACATGCCCGTAACTGAGGGTGCCTTCTTCCAAACCAGCCAGGGTTGTCGTGTGGGTGGAACACAACTGTCCGGCGTCGCTCATCAGCATCTTCGCGGTGTTGGTGGGCAGATGCAGGATCGCGGCAGCTTCCTCCGCAGCAAGACTGAACGTCAGCCCCGGATCTTCCCTACCGATGTCTTGGAGTAGATCGTCGCGGAAGACGGTCTCCATCCGGTGCAGGACTTTCGCTTGCTGAGCTTGAGCCCACCGCATCAGGGAATCCAACCGTGACAACACAGCCCCGGCTTCGTCCTGGGTCAGGGACTCAGCCGACTGCAGGGCCAGGGACCCAGTGAACCCCTCACGGTAGGTGGGGCCGGGGTGGGAGACCTGCGCGGGATCGTACTGGGCACGAGGGCTCCCGGCAGTACCTGACTCAGCCTCGTAAACCGACAGGCTCGCGCCAGCAGCCTGTCCGGCACCGGTGAAATCACCAGTGCCTCCGAGCCGAGAAGATCCGTTCTGATCCATGTCTTCAGGCTTTCACCCGGCACTGACATTTCCGTCCCGAAAACAGCCCCAAAAGCCTCAAAACAGGCCCTCCCGGGCCCTCGAAATACCCGACTTTTTACCGGAACTACTTGCACGCCTCAGGGACACCTGCACCACTGATAGCTGCGCCCCGTCAGCCCACCTCCACCCCAACCCAGTGCTCCGGACATCTGTTCCGCGCAGCCGGGGAACCGACTCACCGGGCATGAATTCGCTGTAAGTTCGCCGTCCCCGCCGCCCAATCTTCGGGACACCGAACTTTCATGCTAGGTTGCTGTCATGAGCCGCAAGACCGCCCTCCTGAGGACCGACCAGCCGGCAAACGGCGCGCCTTCCAACGCGCCCGCTCCTCATTCCAACGCGCCCGTTCCTCCGTCCACGACACCCCCCTCCCCCAAACGCCTGATCTGGATGCTGGGGCCGGCACTGGTTGCGGGAGTCGCCTATCTGGACCCGGGAAACGTGGCCAGCAACATGACGGCAGGAGCCCGGTTCGGCTACCTGCTGGTGTGGGTTGTGGTCGGAGCCAACATCATGGCGTGGCTCATCCAATACCTCTCCGCGAAACTTGGCCTGGTCACCGGCAAGTCCCTGCCCGAGCTGCTGGGAGAACGCCTGGGCCGCAAAACCGGACGCCGCCTCTACTGGCTCCAGGCCGAACTCGTAGCCATGGCCACCGACGTGGCCGAGGTGATCGGCGGCGCCGTCGCTCTGTGGCTGTTGTTCGACCTTCCCCTGCTCCTTGGAGGCGTCATTACCGGGGTCATTTCCATGGCCGTCCTGGGCCTTCAGGGCAGCGGACGCCACCGCACGTTTGAATACGTGATCGTGTCCATGATGGCAGTTATCGCCGTCGGCTTCACGGCGGGCATCGTCATTTCACCGCCCGACGCCGGAGCCGTGGCAGACGGCCTCATCCCCCGCTTCGAGGGAAGCGAATCCGTGCTGCTCGCGGCCTCGATCCTGGGTGCCACTGTCATGCCGCACGCCATTTATGCGCATTCAGCACTGACCCGGGACCGGTTCCCGACCCGCACCGCTTCCCTGACAACCCCCCGGCTGATCCGCGCCACCCGCTGGGACGTCACCATTGCACTGGCCGTAGCCGGAACCGTAAACCTGGCGATCCTGCTCCTGGCCGCCAGCTCCCTCCAAGGCGTCGCCGGAACGGACACCTTGGAAGGCGCGCACGCCGCAATCGCCGCGTCCCTTGGCGGCGCCGTCGCCACCCTCTTTGCCGTCGGCCTGCTGGCATCGGGCCTGGCGTCAACCTCCGTGGGTGCCTACGCGGGTGCCGAAATCATGCAGGGGCTGCTGAAGGTCCGGATGCCGATGCTGCTGCGTCGCCTGATTACGCTGATTCCGGCCCTGTTGATCCTGGCGGCCGGCGTCGACCCCACCTGGGCGCTCATCCTGAGCCAGGTCATCCTGTCCTTCGGCATTCCGTTTGCCCTGATCCCGCTCGTGTGGCTGACCTCGCGGCGGGAGCTGATGGGCGTACACACCAACCGCTGGTGGACCACCGCACTGGGAGTGGTGGTGGCCATCCTGCTGGTGGGGTTGAACATTACGCTGCTCGTGCTGACGTTCACCGGTGCGGCTTAGCGGCAGGACGGCTCACCGCCGCCGCCCAACACACGGCACGACGACGACGGCGGCAAGGTTCCCGCGTCACCGGAACCCCGCCCAGTCGTTCAAGTCAGTCGCTCAGCGTTCCCTCCACCAGTGCGGTCGCAATGCTGTCAGCATCCTGAACCGCCGCCAGGTAGCGCTCCGCGTCCAGGGCGGCGGCACACCCGGTGCCGGCAGCAGTGATGGCCTGACGGTAGCGGTGGTCCACGGCGTCACCGCAGGCAAAAACACCGTCGGCGGAGGTGGCCGTGGTGGGAGCAGCGACGATGATGTAACCCTCCGAATCCAGATCCACCTGTCCGTGCAGCAGTTCGGTGCGCGGCACATGCCCGATGGCGACAAACACCCCGGCCGCAGGAAGCTCGCGCTTTTCTCCCGTGACGGTGTCGGTAAGGGTCGCCCCCGTCACCTTGTCCTGGCCGTGAACCGCGGTCACTTCGCTGTTCCACTCAAACCGGATCTTCTCGTGGCTCTTGGCCCGCATGGCCATGATGCGAGATGCCCGCAGCTCGCCGCGCCGCACAATCACCGTGACGGTCCGCCCGAACCGGCTCAGGAACAGCGCCTCCTCCATCGCTGAATCCCCGCCTCCCACCACCAGCACGTCCAGGTTGCGGAAGAAGAAACCGTCGCAGGTGGCACACCAGGAAATGCCGCGTCCGTTGAGCCGCTTTTCCTCGGGCAGGCCCAGTTCCTTATACGCGGATCCCGTGGCCAGGATGACGCTGCGTGCCTTGTATTTGTCGCCGCCGCCGGTCTCCACCCGCTTAATGTGTCCGCCCAGATCCACTGACACGACGTCGTCGTACTGGACAACCGCACCGAACTTTTCCGCCTGTCGGCGCAGACTGTCCATCAGGTCCGAACCCAGGATTCCATCCGGAAAGCCGGGAAAGTTTTCCACCTCGGTGGTGTTCATCAGGGCTCCGCCTGCGGTTACGGAACCGGCGAGGACCCGCGGCTTTAAACCCGCCCGGGCGGCATAGATAGCCGCTGTGTAGCCGGACGGGCCGGAGCCGATGATGAGAACCTGATCGGTGTTCATGGGGTGCTCCTTGCCGTGCGGACAGGTCTGGAACAGGAAGCGCACTGATCCCAGTGTGACCGGCCCGGCACCGGCCGGGAAGAAGTTCCGTGCCGTCGCCGCCATAATGGACCGATGCCCTCCCCTCCACGAACTCCCCCAACACAGCACCCCGCAGTCCGGCACCCCGGTGTGGAGATTCTTCAGCTGCCGCCGGCCGCCATCGACGCGCTGGCCGACGGGGACCTGGACACCGCCAACCAGCGTTCCCAGGTTGCCCTCACCCGGCATTTTTCCCTCGACCGGCAGTCACTGTGGAAAATGCGCAGCGCTCAGCTGGCAGCAGCGCCCGACGACGCCGGCTGGATCACCGGGGCGATCGTCGACCAGGTATCGGGGCAGGCTGTGGGCTGCGCAGGTTTTCACGGACCGCCGGATCCCGACGGCATGGTGGAACTGGGCTATTCCGTGGACCCTTTGTTCCGCCGCCGCGGCTACGCCCGCGCCGCACTGGAACTGCTGCTGGCCCGGGCCGCCCGTGAACCGGACGTCCGCACTGTGCGCGCCACCATCAGCCCGGATAACGAAGCGTCCCGCAACCTGGTGCTGCAGTACGGGTTCGAGGAAAACGGTTCCCAGTGGGATGAGGAGGACGGGCTGGAGATCATTTTCGAAGCCGCGGCGGGAAACCAGTCCGCACAACCCCAGTAGGCTGGCCGGATGCTTCCCGGAAACCTTTTCGCCGATCAGGCCACACTGACCACCGCCCGGCTTCGGCTGGAACCGCTGGGACCCGAGCATTTCGACGGCGCTTGGGCCGCCCTGCAGGATCCGGAAGCACGGCGCCTGACCGGAACCCACGCAGAATTCACGCCCGAACAGATCCGGGCGTGGCTGGCTGGGCTCGCCGCGCAGCATGACCGCGCAGACTGGGCAGTCATCCGCCGCGCAGACGAACAGCACCCGGAGGAACGGTATCTGGGCGAAGTGGTGCTGAACGATCTCGATGCCGACAACGAGTCGGTGGGATTCCGGATTGTCCTGTCCCCGGCCGACGTGCGCGGTCTGGGGTACGGCACCGAGGCGACTGCCGCCGTCGTCGGGCATGCGTTTGACGACCTGGGCCTGCACCGGGTGGCGCTGGAGGTTTTTGCGTTTAATCCGCGCGCCCAGCGGGCCTATGAAAAGGCCGGATTCACCGTGGAAGGACGCCAGCGCGACGCCCTGCTGTGGGACGGCGCCAGGGTGGACGCGGTCAGCATGGGGATTCTCGCTCGCGATCCGCGGCCCGCGCCGGCACCGTAGTCCAGCTGATCCGTAGTTCAGCTGTTTCTGGTTCAGCTGATGCGGCGCCGGATCTGCACGGCAGCCAGCAGGGTGAAGACCACCGTCATGGCGGCCAGGATGAACACCACATATGTGTTGCTGACGGCCCAATCCCCCACCGCCGCCGTGATGCCGAAGAGCGACTCCAGATCGCTGACCGCCTCCGGCTCGCCGCCGGTCATGGCCTGCAGGGAATCGGCCGTCATTTCCTGCCGGACCGGGAGGAACGCCTGCATGAACGGCAGCGCGCTGATCACGGTGCGCACCCCCTCGGGCAGTGCTCCCACCGGAATGTAGGCGCCGGCGAGAAACCCGAGGATGGTGCCCACAATGGTCGAGAGCGCCGAATACGCCCCCGCAGAACGCACCATGGACACCACAAAGGCGCTTAGCGCCGCAAAGGCCAGGCAGCTCAGCGCAAGGAACCCGTACACCGTGACGATCTGCCCCGCGTCAAAGCTGACCCCGTCCACGAAAAACAGGTAGGCGAGGCTGATGATCAGCACCACCGTGGTCATGATCAGGGCGACGACGGCAGCAGAGAGCAGGTAGCCCACGATCAGCGTCTCGCGGCGGATCGGGGAGACCAAGAAGTCCCGGAACCGCCCCGACGACGAATCCTCCACAAACACGTTCATTGCGCCCAGACCGGTGGTGATCGAGGTGATGCCAACAATCCCGGCGAACATCCAAGTGTCCACAAAGCTCTTGACCTCACCTCTGGAGACCCTGGGAAAGGACTCCTGAAGGTTGTCGATCTGGCTGCTGCCCAAAAACAGGGTGTACAGCAGGAAGAGGATCAGTGCCGAGAGCAGCGAGAAGAACACCCCCAGCCGGTCACGGAAGAACAGCCGCAGATTGCGGGACATCAGGGTTCCAACAACACTCATGACGCATCCCCTTCGTGCCCGGTCAGCGCCAGGAAAACGTCGTCCATGGTCCCGTGCCGGAACTCAAAGTCCAGGACGTTGTCCCCGTGCTCCACCAGGATCCTGCGGGCCGACTCGGCACTGTCCACCACCAACCGCACCACCCCGCCGTCGTCCTCCTCGCGGATGCCGGCGCCCTCCGCTGCGGCAAGCGCCAGCAGGGCGGGACGGTCCGCCGAGGTAATGCTCAGGACGGAGTTGCTGTGCCGGGCCCGCAGCTGGGCGGGAGTGCCGTCGGCAATGATCCGGCCGCGTTCGATGATGCACACCCGGTCTGCCTCCTCGGTTTCCTCCATGTAGTGCGTGGTGAGGAAGACGGTGAGCCCGTGCCGATCCCGCAGCTCGCGGATGGTGGACCAGACCATGGCGCGGCTGGCCGGATCAAGTCCGGCGGTCGGTTCGTCCAGAAAGAGGATCGACGGCGAATGCAGCAGTGCGCGGGCAATGTCCACCCGGCGCCGCTGTCCGCCGGAATAGGTGCCGTAGCGGCGGTCCATGAAGTCGTCCAGCCCAATCAGGGCACTCAGTTCGGCGATCCGGGCGTCCGTGGCCGAGGTGTCGGAAGTGTAGAACCGGGCCCGGGACTTCAGGTTCTCCCTGCCGGTGAGCAGCGGGTCCAGCAACGAATCCTGAAACACCACGCCGATGTCCCTGCGGACTTTGCCGGCTTCGCTGCGCACGTCGTGCCCGCTGACGCTGGCTTCACCGGCATTGAAGGTAATGACAGTGGTGAGGCAGGAAATAGTGGTGGATTTACCGGCGCCGTTGACTCCGAGAAAGGCAAAGACGGTGCCGGGCTGAACCTCAAAAGAGAGGTCATCAACAGCCGTGGTGGCACCGTATTTCTTGGTCAGTCCACGCACGGATATAGCGGCGTCTCCGCTTGTTGCCACGATTCCCCCGGATCTTTCAATTCCTCCGGCGGCATCGGCCGGGCTGGGGAAAGTCTAGCGGGAGAGCTGTTCCAGATCGTCCCATTCAAGGGGCGTGGTCTCATTGTTTTCCCAGTCCTGCCGCAGGATGGCATACGCGACCGAGGCGACGCGCGTACCGTCCGCCGTGGGCCAGCCGAGGCGGTAGTGGGCCTCCTTGAGGAAGCCTGCCCGGACGAAAGTCTTGCGCATGGCAACGTTGTCCTCCCGTGTCTGGCCTTCGAACCGCACCGGTTCGGGGAACTTTTCGAACACCAGCGAGCACAGGACCTTCAGGATCTGCGGCCCCAGTCCCCGGCCCCGGCATGCCTCCGCCAGCCTCAGGTCGAACATGGGGGTGTCTTCCTCCAGGTCGTCGAGCACCACCATTCCCACGGTTTCGTCCTCAGCGAGGATCCAGTAACCCACGGATTCTTCCGACCAGAACCTGCCGCTGTCCACCGCTTCCCGTGCCGACTCTGCCGTGTGTTGTGCCGTCACATGGAAAGGAAAACTGTTTGAGGTCAGGAATTGCACAATGGCCTCCGCCTCGGCTGCCGATTCGGTCATGGGGCGAAAGTTGATAACCATGGTGGGAGCCTATCCGACACCAGTAGGGTGATGATTATTATGTCCAGCGGCATTCCTACCCAGACTTGGGGTTATTCATGAGACGAGTTGTTTCGACCGGGGAAATCACTGTTGAGTCGGCGGCACGGAATCTGCAGGACTATTTCACCGAACTCATGCCGCGAACCGGCAGGGTCCGCAGCAGTTCACGGTTTGATTCCTGGGCCGGCGGCGGCGATGCCCCGGAAGTGGTGAACCGGTTCACGTCCGACGACGTCGTGGCCGCATCCTTCCGCTCGGTGAAGATCCCCGCCCGGACGGCGGTTGGCCTGCTGGAAACCC
Proteins encoded:
- a CDS encoding Nramp family divalent metal transporter; the protein is MSRKTALLRTDQPANGAPSNAPAPHSNAPVPPSTTPPSPKRLIWMLGPALVAGVAYLDPGNVASNMTAGARFGYLLVWVVVGANIMAWLIQYLSAKLGLVTGKSLPELLGERLGRKTGRRLYWLQAELVAMATDVAEVIGGAVALWLLFDLPLLLGGVITGVISMAVLGLQGSGRHRTFEYVIVSMMAVIAVGFTAGIVISPPDAGAVADGLIPRFEGSESVLLAASILGATVMPHAIYAHSALTRDRFPTRTASLTTPRLIRATRWDVTIALAVAGTVNLAILLLAASSLQGVAGTDTLEGAHAAIAASLGGAVATLFAVGLLASGLASTSVGAYAGAEIMQGLLKVRMPMLLRRLITLIPALLILAAGVDPTWALILSQVILSFGIPFALIPLVWLTSRRELMGVHTNRWWTTALGVVVAILLVGLNITLLVLTFTGAA
- a CDS encoding ABC transporter permease, producing the protein MSVVGTLMSRNLRLFFRDRLGVFFSLLSALILFLLYTLFLGSSQIDNLQESFPRVSRGEVKSFVDTWMFAGIVGITSITTGLGAMNVFVEDSSSGRFRDFLVSPIRRETLIVGYLLSAAVVALIMTTVVLIISLAYLFFVDGVSFDAGQIVTVYGFLALSCLAFAALSAFVVSMVRSAGAYSALSTIVGTILGFLAGAYIPVGALPEGVRTVISALPFMQAFLPVRQEMTADSLQAMTGGEPEAVSDLESLFGITAAVGDWAVSNTYVVFILAAMTVVFTLLAAVQIRRRIS
- a CDS encoding ABC transporter ATP-binding protein; amino-acid sequence: MATSGDAAISVRGLTKKYGATTAVDDLSFEVQPGTVFAFLGVNGAGKSTTISCLTTVITFNAGEASVSGHDVRSEAGKVRRDIGVVFQDSLLDPLLTGRENLKSRARFYTSDTSATDARIAELSALIGLDDFMDRRYGTYSGGQRRRVDIARALLHSPSILFLDEPTAGLDPASRAMVWSTIRELRDRHGLTVFLTTHYMEETEEADRVCIIERGRIIADGTPAQLRARHSNSVLSITSADRPALLALAAAEGAGIREEDDGGVVRLVVDSAESARRILVEHGDNVLDFEFRHGTMDDVFLALTGHEGDAS
- a CDS encoding HNH endonuclease signature motif containing protein, whose protein sequence is MDQNGSSRLGGTGDFTGAGQAAGASLSVYEAESGTAGSPRAQYDPAQVSHPGPTYREGFTGSLALQSAESLTQDEAGAVLSRLDSLMRWAQAQQAKVLHRMETVFRDDLLQDIGREDPGLTFSLAAEEAAAILHLPTNTAKMLMSDAGQLCSTHTTTLAGLEEGTLSYGHVQTVLDQSQNVPEAELASFEKDLLEMAAAGQTPSKFRVKARRMREKTYPETISVRHKTAFEQRRVCLAPDEDGMSWLSALLPAVRAQLIYTQLTTAARGEQAAGDPRLVDALRADILADLLEGEDAVGDTGGDEGGDVHDNRVDDGLDNHPIMDTRDNGGTKDAKARARARTEILVLINAETLFGADEQPAELHGYGPISPETARRLARQAAHWTPVERHPGTDEILRVGRRRKVPAGLQRWLRARDGTCRFPGCRTNAVISELDHTKPWSHGGTTDHDNLEHLCRRHHMFKTRGFWKARQHRPGIIEWTSPGGRTYRTDPHLALAPDHGTVPGKSAGRPGAVFVSYGGTVSENPNDYGDDPPPF
- a CDS encoding PLD nuclease N-terminal domain-containing protein, which translates into the protein MPIEYLMWAPLVVLSLILYLTLAAAALCSLAGSSWVSRSARRAWMLVVVLLPVAGSILWFAASHRRTLAFPTDYGENPPTPDTPDVADTPDAAGTPDVPDAPEEPVVLLDVHER
- a CDS encoding GNAT family N-acetyltransferase encodes the protein MEILQLPPAAIDALADGDLDTANQRSQVALTRHFSLDRQSLWKMRSAQLAAAPDDAGWITGAIVDQVSGQAVGCAGFHGPPDPDGMVELGYSVDPLFRRRGYARAALELLLARAAREPDVRTVRATISPDNEASRNLVLQYGFEENGSQWDEEDGLEIIFEAAAGNQSAQPQ
- a CDS encoding GNAT family N-acetyltransferase, whose translation is MLPGNLFADQATLTTARLRLEPLGPEHFDGAWAALQDPEARRLTGTHAEFTPEQIRAWLAGLAAQHDRADWAVIRRADEQHPEERYLGEVVLNDLDADNESVGFRIVLSPADVRGLGYGTEATAAVVGHAFDDLGLHRVALEVFAFNPRAQRAYEKAGFTVEGRQRDALLWDGARVDAVSMGILARDPRPAPAP
- a CDS encoding GNAT family N-acetyltransferase, whose product is MVINFRPMTESAAEAEAIVQFLTSNSFPFHVTAQHTAESAREAVDSGRFWSEESVGYWILAEDETVGMVVLDDLEEDTPMFDLRLAEACRGRGLGPQILKVLCSLVFEKFPEPVRFEGQTREDNVAMRKTFVRAGFLKEAHYRLGWPTADGTRVASVAYAILRQDWENNETTPLEWDDLEQLSR
- a CDS encoding DUF1622 domain-containing protein, encoding MEFKGIIEAAGELVDLAGVAVIIIGAILATVSVLRTLLRRTGRPVYEAYRQQLGRSILLGLELLVAADIIRTVAVTPTFESLGVLALIVLIRTFLSYALQLEVTGRLPWQQARTAETAPPPK
- the trxB gene encoding thioredoxin-disulfide reductase; translated protein: MNTDQVLIIGSGPSGYTAAIYAARAGLKPRVLAGSVTAGGALMNTTEVENFPGFPDGILGSDLMDSLRRQAEKFGAVVQYDDVVSVDLGGHIKRVETGGGDKYKARSVILATGSAYKELGLPEEKRLNGRGISWCATCDGFFFRNLDVLVVGGGDSAMEEALFLSRFGRTVTVIVRRGELRASRIMAMRAKSHEKIRFEWNSEVTAVHGQDKVTGATLTDTVTGEKRELPAAGVFVAIGHVPRTELLHGQVDLDSEGYIIVAAPTTATSADGVFACGDAVDHRYRQAITAAGTGCAAALDAERYLAAVQDADSIATALVEGTLSD